Proteins encoded together in one Rhizobacter sp. J219 window:
- a CDS encoding glycoside hydrolase family 5 protein — protein MKVLLAALSLVLCVTGAAAQTEKVGTCLSGKPLRGVNMAGAEFNTSKMPGQVFKDYTYPTDKDLKYFAEQGANVIRLPFRWERVQRTLGGPLDEMEVKVIRKVVEMASALDLCVILDAHNFGQYAKQKLGSPELPTDRFTDFWLRMREAFPEPGFVAFGLMNEPAHATARGGWARAAQDVVTALRDAGSKHLLFVSGAGWSGAHDWAVKWQGLSNADAFSGLKDPLKRSVLEVHQYADKDHSGMKGDCMAPERMKKLMDRVTDWARAHGHRMFLGEFGVAPTPECLETLKALLESMRDPVWAGWAYWAAGGWWGPKYTFGIHPIPGQPERPQLALLREEWKP, from the coding sequence TCCGGCAAGCCGCTGCGCGGCGTAAACATGGCCGGTGCCGAGTTCAACACCAGCAAGATGCCCGGCCAGGTGTTCAAGGACTACACCTACCCGACCGACAAGGACCTGAAGTACTTCGCCGAGCAGGGCGCCAACGTGATCCGCCTGCCCTTCCGCTGGGAGCGGGTGCAGCGCACGCTGGGCGGCCCGCTCGACGAGATGGAGGTGAAGGTCATCCGCAAGGTGGTCGAGATGGCGAGCGCGCTCGACCTCTGCGTGATCCTCGATGCGCACAACTTCGGCCAGTACGCCAAGCAGAAGCTCGGCTCGCCCGAGCTGCCGACCGACCGCTTCACCGACTTCTGGCTGCGCATGCGCGAGGCCTTCCCGGAGCCCGGCTTCGTGGCCTTCGGCCTGATGAACGAGCCGGCGCATGCCACGGCGCGCGGCGGCTGGGCACGTGCGGCGCAAGACGTGGTCACCGCGCTGCGTGACGCGGGCTCGAAGCATTTGCTCTTCGTTTCGGGTGCCGGCTGGAGCGGCGCGCACGACTGGGCGGTGAAGTGGCAGGGGTTGTCGAACGCCGACGCTTTCTCGGGCCTGAAAGATCCGCTCAAGCGCAGCGTGCTCGAAGTGCACCAGTACGCAGACAAAGATCACTCCGGCATGAAAGGCGACTGCATGGCCCCCGAGCGCATGAAGAAGCTGATGGACCGCGTGACCGACTGGGCGCGCGCGCACGGCCACCGCATGTTCCTCGGCGAATTCGGCGTGGCGCCCACGCCCGAATGCCTGGAGACGCTCAAGGCGCTGCTCGAGTCGATGCGCGACCCCGTCTGGGCCGGCTGGGCCTACTGGGCCGCCGGCGGCTGGTGGGGCCCGAAATACACCTTTGGCATTCACCCGATTCCCGGGCAGCCCGAGCGACCCCAGCTCGCGCTGCTGAGGGAGGAATGGAAACCATGA
- a CDS encoding acyltransferase: MTPNNTHPPSSQILSLNAVRGIAAFLVVVSHLPEQAGLHFGPIHEGSLGVMVFFTLSGFLMGYLYLTKPANWHEVSRYAIARFSRIAPPYVMVVLASFLIYTLIDPKFPYAIGTHNFLRHILFSGNVSVFWSIPPEVQFYALFIGFWWALKRAQSGRTLALVVVMVLAVAAICVRDKVPGTFAISKLHYFLLGSMLGGLHHWLRTVPISTRALTVLQVLLLGALGLFMLEVIHLPEKYWHDLAPALIAGLVVFAFSHDRTPIDMAFMAKPFQWLGDWSFSIYLIHVPLIYVFVKAGWMKEGGLLAVLCVAAAIAGCALFSIFIERPACAATKRGLNAWLKRIEAAARPRLVAPQITPDRTRP; encoded by the coding sequence ATGACCCCCAACAACACCCACCCCCCTTCTTCGCAAATCTTGTCGCTCAACGCGGTGCGTGGCATCGCGGCCTTTCTTGTCGTTGTCTCGCACCTGCCCGAACAGGCCGGCCTGCACTTCGGCCCGATCCACGAGGGCTCGCTCGGCGTGATGGTGTTCTTCACGCTCAGTGGCTTCCTGATGGGCTACCTCTACCTCACCAAGCCGGCCAACTGGCACGAGGTGTCGCGCTACGCCATCGCGCGCTTCTCGCGCATCGCACCGCCCTACGTGATGGTGGTGCTGGCCTCGTTCCTCATCTACACGCTGATCGACCCGAAATTCCCGTATGCGATCGGCACGCACAACTTCCTGCGCCACATCCTGTTCTCGGGCAACGTGAGCGTGTTCTGGAGCATCCCGCCGGAGGTGCAGTTCTATGCGCTCTTCATCGGCTTCTGGTGGGCGCTCAAGCGTGCGCAGTCGGGCCGCACGCTCGCGCTCGTGGTCGTGATGGTGCTGGCGGTGGCGGCGATCTGCGTGCGCGACAAGGTGCCGGGCACCTTTGCGATCTCGAAGCTGCACTACTTCCTGCTCGGCTCGATGCTCGGTGGGCTGCACCACTGGCTGCGCACGGTGCCCATCAGCACGCGCGCGCTCACCGTGCTGCAGGTGCTGCTGCTGGGGGCGCTCGGCCTCTTCATGCTGGAGGTGATCCACCTGCCCGAGAAGTACTGGCACGACCTTGCGCCGGCGCTCATCGCCGGGCTGGTGGTGTTTGCCTTCTCGCATGACCGCACGCCGATCGACATGGCCTTCATGGCCAAGCCCTTCCAGTGGCTCGGCGACTGGAGCTTCTCCATCTACCTGATCCACGTGCCGCTCATCTATGTCTTCGTGAAGGCGGGCTGGATGAAGGAGGGCGGATTGCTCGCCGTGCTGTGCGTGGCGGCAGCCATCGCCGGCTGCGCGCTCTTCAGCATCTTCATCGAGCGCCCGGCGTGTGCCGCCACCAAGCGCGGCCTCAACGCCTGGCTCAAACGCATCGAGGCGGCCGCGCGGCCGCGCCTCGTTGCACCTCAGATCACCCCCGACCGGACCCGCCCATGA
- a CDS encoding polysaccharide pyruvyl transferase family protein, which yields MTLSYDTRPLVNDPQAWDGLRHALQSLQARKPARLLYVPNEGNAGDALIAAGSWQFFDDMGLAPVYAKVRDIRAGDALIYAGGGNLVPEYASCSRFLERCLEVDVDSVLVLPHTIRGHEALLARLDRRFTLVCRDQASVARVQATGTGAQVLYAPDMALYIDVPRLFAQCERYRGLAFWARMAHHDRLAPYLRWRLALLRRAPPAHLHLDVIRVDAEAIAALPGDKRWDMSNLYGSKFRLREESDLVTRDFLRFFGQLVAVRTNRLHAGVAAALMGCEVTYLDNSYGKIGAVYDAWLSHLPQISFDRTPSAGRPASAGLAGAAVQGAGA from the coding sequence ATGACGCTTTCGTATGACACCCGTCCCCTGGTGAACGACCCGCAGGCCTGGGACGGCCTGCGCCATGCCCTGCAGTCGCTGCAGGCGCGCAAGCCGGCCCGCCTGCTCTACGTGCCCAACGAAGGCAACGCCGGCGATGCGCTCATCGCCGCCGGCAGCTGGCAGTTCTTCGACGACATGGGCCTTGCGCCGGTCTATGCGAAGGTGCGCGACATCCGCGCCGGCGATGCGCTCATCTACGCCGGCGGCGGCAACCTCGTGCCCGAGTATGCGAGCTGCTCGCGCTTCCTCGAGCGCTGCCTGGAGGTCGACGTCGACTCGGTGCTCGTGCTGCCGCACACTATCCGCGGCCACGAGGCACTGCTGGCTCGGCTCGACCGGCGCTTCACGCTGGTGTGCCGCGACCAGGCCTCGGTGGCGCGGGTGCAGGCCACCGGCACCGGCGCGCAGGTGCTGTACGCACCCGACATGGCGCTCTACATCGACGTGCCGCGGCTCTTCGCGCAATGCGAGCGGTACCGGGGCCTCGCCTTCTGGGCCCGCATGGCCCACCATGACCGGCTCGCGCCCTACCTGCGCTGGCGCCTGGCGCTCCTGCGCCGCGCGCCACCCGCGCACCTGCACCTGGACGTGATCCGCGTCGACGCCGAAGCGATCGCGGCGCTGCCCGGCGACAAGCGCTGGGACATGTCAAACCTGTACGGCTCCAAGTTCCGCCTGCGCGAAGAGAGCGATCTGGTCACGCGCGACTTCCTGCGCTTCTTCGGCCAGCTGGTCGCGGTGCGCACCAACCGGCTGCACGCGGGCGTGGCCGCCGCGCTGATGGGCTGCGAGGTCACCTACCTCGACAACTCGTACGGGAAGATCGGCGCCGTCTACGACGCCTGGCTGAGCCACCTGCCGCAGATCAGTTTCGACCGCACGCCTTCGGCGGGCCGCCCGGCGTCGGCCGGCCTGGCCGGCGCGGCGGTGCAGGGGGCCGGTGCATGA
- a CDS encoding glycosyltransferase family A protein, whose product MKFSLIMGTLGRRDEVGEFLASLQRQDHRDFELLIVDQNPDERLAPLIEEYRRHFRILRYRSAPGLSRARNVGLRYATGDVIAFPDDDCWYPDGLLSYVARRLQAQPSLDGLTGRFVDAQGRSEGRWLPRTQLLNRFSVWRGAISFSIFLRRRLVERIGEFDEDLGVGAGTPWGAGEETEFMLRGLQAGGRVEFDRDLVLHHPVKTADYGEAAIERQCRYEAGFGRVIRRGGFPGWYFPWVCGRTLAGSLLALASGQRAQARFKWHSLLARVRGWRSGQQQTGTAYPSSTNA is encoded by the coding sequence ATGAAGTTCTCGCTCATCATGGGCACGCTGGGGCGGCGTGACGAGGTGGGCGAATTCCTCGCCTCGCTGCAGCGCCAGGACCACCGCGACTTCGAGCTGCTCATCGTCGACCAGAACCCCGACGAACGGCTGGCGCCGCTGATCGAAGAGTACCGCCGGCACTTCCGCATCCTGCGCTACCGCAGCGCCCCCGGCCTCTCGCGGGCGCGCAACGTCGGCCTGCGCTACGCGACCGGTGACGTGATCGCCTTCCCCGACGACGACTGCTGGTACCCCGACGGCCTGCTGTCGTACGTGGCGCGGCGCCTGCAGGCACAGCCTTCGCTCGATGGCCTGACCGGCCGCTTCGTCGATGCGCAGGGCCGCTCCGAAGGCCGCTGGTTGCCACGCACGCAGCTGCTCAACCGCTTCTCGGTGTGGCGCGGTGCGATCTCGTTCAGCATCTTCCTGCGCCGCCGCCTGGTCGAGCGCATCGGCGAGTTCGACGAAGACCTGGGCGTGGGGGCGGGCACCCCCTGGGGCGCGGGCGAAGAGACCGAGTTCATGCTGCGCGGCCTGCAGGCCGGTGGGCGCGTCGAATTCGACCGCGACCTGGTGCTGCACCACCCGGTGAAGACCGCCGACTACGGCGAGGCGGCCATCGAGCGCCAGTGCCGCTACGAAGCCGGCTTCGGCCGTGTGATCCGCCGCGGCGGCTTTCCTGGTTGGTACTTCCCGTGGGTGTGCGGCCGCACGCTTGCCGGCTCGCTGCTCGCGCTTGCCAGCGGCCAGCGCGCGCAGGCGCGCTTCAAGTGGCACAGCCTGCTGGCGCGCGTGCGCGGCTGGCGCAGCGGCCAGCAGCAGACCGGCACCGCCTATCCATCGTCCACCAACGCATGA
- a CDS encoding WecB/TagA/CpsF family glycosyltransferase, translating to MDLAARLMHGQRFQENLNGTDFIPRLLGGSPLPLRVFLFGARPEVVREASRTVEHRFGHQVVGAMAGYGVEDELVCERIRTAQPDVVLVALGNPLQEQWILDHAKQLPPALYVGVGALFDFLAERAVRAPVWMRKLHLEWLFRLLQEPKRLWKRYTVDAVKFFRICRRASA from the coding sequence ATGGACCTTGCGGCGCGGCTGATGCACGGCCAGCGTTTCCAGGAGAACTTGAACGGCACCGACTTCATCCCGCGCCTGCTCGGTGGCAGCCCGTTGCCGCTGCGGGTGTTCCTCTTCGGTGCACGGCCCGAGGTGGTGCGCGAGGCCTCGCGCACCGTGGAACACCGCTTCGGCCACCAGGTGGTCGGTGCGATGGCGGGTTACGGTGTGGAAGACGAGCTGGTCTGCGAACGCATCCGCACGGCCCAGCCCGACGTGGTGCTGGTCGCGCTGGGCAACCCGCTGCAGGAGCAGTGGATCCTCGACCACGCGAAGCAGCTGCCGCCGGCGCTCTACGTCGGCGTGGGCGCCTTGTTCGACTTCCTCGCCGAGCGTGCGGTGCGTGCGCCGGTGTGGATGCGCAAGCTGCACCTGGAGTGGCTGTTCCGGCTGCTGCAGGAGCCCAAGCGGCTGTGGAAGCGCTACACCGTGGATGCCGTCAAGTTCTTCCGGATCTGCCGCCGTGCCAGTGCTTGA
- a CDS encoding lipopolysaccharide biosynthesis protein, whose protein sequence is MKLASKSAWSILDNLVQQVLSFVIFLVLARWLSPHEFGLLAIAHLMVLFTRMSLLDSLAMPVVRSPEADDRMFHWLFTVCTLVSVFVAAAMVMLAWPMARFFDAPDLTLVLVGMSLSVVLFGLGRAHDARLLRDGNFRLMAIRSLVSVSTGGIVALWLAARGHGAMALVAQQVVMGLVAFLVALVAEWRVWRPRWCWSGDLLREHAGETRRIGLNACVNYANNNGDAALVSVLLGPYATGLYNLAKRVLSAGYLVVGASLSRVGVSLFVQRQGDPVALAQAYRRMLGWTLLLLAPAYALVSLAAEPLVVLAFGERWRESAPLFGWLSVAYVAQSAFWLGQNLSFATRHSARVLKLSTLQLGVSAALAAAFSPWGMQGIAAGVALGSVAGCLLMQWAVQRQLAMSSLSFMRTTLPATLGTATVAALLWGLPHAGFDADRLQTLFTNQKDSLSTWQKQ, encoded by the coding sequence ATGAAACTGGCATCGAAATCGGCGTGGTCGATCCTGGACAACCTGGTCCAGCAGGTGCTGTCGTTCGTCATCTTCCTCGTCCTCGCGCGCTGGCTGTCGCCGCACGAGTTCGGGCTGCTGGCGATCGCGCACCTGATGGTGCTCTTCACCCGCATGTCGCTGCTGGATTCGCTGGCGATGCCGGTGGTGCGATCGCCCGAGGCCGACGACCGCATGTTCCATTGGTTGTTCACCGTCTGCACGCTGGTGTCGGTGTTCGTGGCCGCGGCGATGGTGATGCTGGCGTGGCCGATGGCACGTTTCTTCGACGCGCCCGACCTCACGCTGGTGCTGGTGGGCATGAGCCTGTCGGTGGTGCTCTTCGGATTGGGGCGGGCGCACGATGCCCGGTTGCTGCGCGACGGCAACTTCCGGCTGATGGCGATCCGGTCGCTCGTGTCGGTGTCGACCGGCGGCATCGTGGCGCTGTGGCTCGCTGCCCGCGGTCATGGGGCGATGGCGCTCGTGGCGCAGCAGGTGGTGATGGGTCTGGTGGCGTTTCTCGTCGCCCTCGTCGCCGAGTGGCGGGTCTGGCGCCCGCGCTGGTGCTGGTCTGGCGATCTGCTGCGCGAGCATGCCGGCGAGACGCGCCGCATTGGCCTCAACGCCTGCGTCAACTACGCCAACAACAACGGCGACGCGGCGCTCGTGAGCGTGCTGCTCGGCCCGTACGCCACCGGCCTGTACAACCTCGCCAAGCGTGTGCTGTCGGCGGGCTACCTGGTGGTGGGCGCGTCGCTCAGCCGCGTGGGCGTGAGCCTTTTCGTGCAGCGCCAGGGCGATCCCGTGGCACTTGCGCAGGCGTACCGCCGCATGCTCGGCTGGACGCTGCTGCTGCTCGCGCCGGCCTACGCGCTGGTGTCGCTCGCGGCCGAGCCGCTGGTGGTGCTGGCTTTCGGCGAGCGCTGGCGCGAGAGTGCGCCGCTCTTCGGCTGGCTGTCGGTGGCCTACGTGGCGCAGTCGGCCTTCTGGCTGGGGCAGAACCTCTCGTTCGCCACGCGCCACAGCGCCCGCGTGCTGAAGCTCTCGACACTGCAGCTCGGTGTCTCGGCGGCCCTCGCGGCCGCCTTCTCGCCCTGGGGCATGCAGGGCATCGCGGCCGGCGTGGCCCTTGGCAGCGTGGCCGGCTGCCTGCTGATGCAGTGGGCGGTGCAGCGGCAGCTCGCGATGTCCAGCCTGTCGTTCATGCGGACCACGCTGCCCGCCACACTCGGCACCGCCACCGTGGCGGCGCTGCTGTGGGGCTTGCCGCATGCCGGCTTCGACGCCGACCGCTTGCAGACTCTGTTCACCAACCAGAAGGACTCTCTCTCCACATGGCAAAAGCAATGA
- a CDS encoding NDP-sugar synthase, whose translation MILAAGQGTRVRPLTKNMPKPMVPILGKPVLEYLIEHLARYGIKEIMINVAFNHWKIENHFGDGSRWGVQIGYSYEGVRENGEVVPRPLGSAGGMKKIQDFSGFFDETTLVLCGDALVDLDLNAALFEHKQKGALASVVALEVKPEEVQNYGIVSADPSGRVIEFQEKPSPEVAKSRLASTGIYIFEPAALDLVPSGRSFDIGSDLFPLMAKEGKPFYVQSRFFNWIDIGRVSDYWSVLQRVLMGEVAEMEMPGKEVRPGVWVGLNTRIPWDKVQITGPVYLGSSVCVEPGVKIEGPTWIGTGSHLKRGCEVKRSVLFEYTRISSEQVFDEMIVAPQYCVDRKGNTHYIGDDETRRRWGDARGDSCAT comes from the coding sequence ATGATCCTCGCCGCGGGCCAGGGCACCCGCGTCCGCCCGCTCACCAAGAACATGCCCAAGCCGATGGTGCCCATCCTCGGCAAGCCGGTGCTCGAGTACCTGATCGAGCACCTGGCGCGCTACGGCATCAAGGAAATCATGATCAACGTGGCCTTCAACCACTGGAAGATCGAGAACCACTTCGGCGACGGCAGCCGCTGGGGCGTGCAGATCGGCTACTCGTACGAAGGTGTGCGCGAGAACGGCGAGGTGGTGCCGCGGCCGCTGGGCTCGGCCGGCGGCATGAAGAAGATCCAGGACTTCTCGGGCTTCTTCGACGAGACCACCCTCGTGCTGTGCGGCGACGCGCTGGTCGACCTCGACCTCAACGCCGCGCTCTTCGAGCACAAGCAGAAGGGGGCGCTTGCGAGCGTGGTGGCCCTCGAAGTCAAGCCCGAGGAGGTGCAGAACTACGGCATCGTCAGCGCCGACCCGAGCGGGCGTGTGATCGAGTTCCAGGAGAAGCCCTCGCCGGAGGTGGCCAAGAGCCGGCTCGCGTCGACCGGCATCTACATCTTCGAGCCGGCCGCGCTCGACCTGGTGCCGAGCGGGCGCTCGTTCGACATCGGCAGCGACCTCTTTCCGCTGATGGCCAAGGAAGGCAAGCCGTTCTACGTGCAGAGCCGCTTCTTCAACTGGATCGACATCGGCCGCGTGAGCGACTACTGGAGCGTGCTGCAGCGGGTGCTGATGGGCGAGGTGGCCGAGATGGAGATGCCCGGCAAGGAAGTGCGCCCCGGCGTGTGGGTGGGCCTCAACACCCGCATCCCGTGGGACAAGGTGCAGATCACCGGGCCGGTGTACCTCGGCTCCAGCGTGTGCGTGGAGCCGGGCGTGAAGATCGAAGGCCCGACCTGGATCGGCACCGGCAGCCACCTGAAGCGCGGCTGCGAGGTCAAGCGCAGCGTGCTCTTCGAGTACACCCGCATCTCGTCCGAGCAGGTGTTCGACGAGATGATCGTCGCGCCCCAGTACTGCGTGGACCGCAAGGGCAACACGCACTACATCGGCGACGACGAGACCCGCCGCCGCTGGGGTGATGCACGCGGCGACAGCTGCGCGACCTGA
- the sugE gene encoding quaternary ammonium compound efflux SMR transporter SugE, whose amino-acid sequence MAWVILFIAGLFEVAWAIGLKYTDGFSRLWPSVGTVTAMVISVVLLGWSMRTLPVGTAYAVWTGIGAVGTVALGIVLFQEPATAARLGCVALIVAGIVGLKITA is encoded by the coding sequence ATGGCCTGGGTCATTCTTTTCATCGCAGGCCTCTTCGAGGTCGCTTGGGCCATCGGGCTCAAATACACCGATGGCTTCTCGCGCCTGTGGCCGAGCGTGGGCACTGTCACCGCGATGGTGATCAGCGTGGTGCTGCTCGGCTGGTCGATGCGCACGTTGCCGGTGGGCACCGCCTACGCCGTCTGGACGGGCATCGGCGCGGTGGGCACCGTCGCGCTCGGCATCGTGCTGTTTCAGGAGCCCGCGACCGCAGCCCGCCTGGGCTGTGTGGCGCTGATCGTCGCGGGGATTGTGGGACTGAAGATCACCGCCTGA
- a CDS encoding PEP-CTERM sorting domain-containing protein has protein sequence MNKKLLAGLATAVLSFGSVGTAHAVLNSCDDPLKSGLGQRFCLEKFEDLASGFYTVSFEYQAEKFAGNADRTLSFGFLFDTLEGPSTRGLLSDVSSSSGWNAYSFTTEAGGDGALLFALRGVPGPNFGMQLQNVQVTPVPEPGTYAMLLAGLGALAFVGRRRKM, from the coding sequence ATGAACAAGAAACTTCTCGCCGGCCTTGCCACCGCCGTGCTTTCCTTCGGCAGCGTCGGCACCGCCCATGCGGTGCTGAACAGCTGCGACGACCCCCTGAAGAGCGGCCTCGGCCAGCGTTTCTGCCTCGAGAAGTTCGAGGACCTGGCCTCGGGCTTCTACACCGTCAGCTTCGAATACCAGGCGGAAAAGTTTGCCGGTAACGCCGACAGGACCCTGAGCTTCGGCTTTCTTTTCGACACCCTCGAAGGCCCCTCGACGCGCGGCCTGCTGAGCGACGTCTCGAGTTCGTCGGGCTGGAACGCCTACTCCTTCACCACCGAGGCGGGGGGCGACGGCGCTTTGCTCTTCGCGCTGCGCGGCGTGCCCGGCCCGAACTTCGGCATGCAGCTGCAGAACGTGCAGGTCACGCCCGTGCCCGAGCCGGGCACCTACGCGATGCTGCTCGCAGGCCTGGGGGCACTGGCCTTCGTGGGGCGCCGCCGCAAGATGTGA
- a CDS encoding undecaprenyl-phosphate glucose phosphotransferase: MHLNTATIASVPPVRLFPVAPPSIHTFVAAVAEPLATLLTLGLAAAWFDEPIDRPELILGMLVLVLTFPGVDRCKQDPLRAGINIVSHWVAVLSILMLFGYATDSFHFFSPDVLLWWAFFTPAMQWVMVTTSCRWLRRVSERPEYRRRAVVVGAGENGVRIAQALGAHTGCVHEMVGYFDDRGNDRVHDGAAGKLLGRVEDVVEHVKRHGIHNVYITLPLVAQPRVMELISRLQDTTTSVHYVPDFAGVNVIQGQLQDVEGIPVVSLLESPITGTNHLVKRVTDVVLSSIILVLISPVLLALAIGVKLSSPGPVIFKQRRTGLDGKEILVFKFRSMRTQDNGPVVQQATRNDPRITPFGAFIRKTSLDELPQLFNVLLGTMSLVGPRPHAVAHNEEYRKIVQAYMLRHKVRPGITGWAQVNGFRGETDTVEKMAARVQYDLEYLRNWSLALDLKIIARTVRVLFFDRNAY, encoded by the coding sequence GTGCACCTGAACACCGCCACCATCGCGAGCGTGCCGCCGGTGCGGCTGTTTCCGGTGGCGCCGCCATCCATCCACACCTTCGTCGCCGCGGTGGCCGAGCCGCTCGCCACGCTGCTCACGCTGGGCCTGGCGGCCGCGTGGTTCGACGAGCCGATCGACCGTCCCGAGCTCATCCTCGGGATGCTGGTGCTGGTGCTGACCTTCCCCGGCGTCGACCGCTGCAAACAGGACCCGTTGCGCGCCGGCATCAACATCGTGAGCCACTGGGTCGCGGTGCTGTCGATCCTGATGCTCTTCGGCTACGCCACCGACAGCTTCCACTTCTTCTCGCCCGACGTGCTGCTGTGGTGGGCCTTCTTCACCCCCGCCATGCAGTGGGTGATGGTGACCACGAGCTGCCGCTGGCTGCGTCGCGTGAGCGAACGTCCCGAGTACCGGCGCCGCGCCGTGGTGGTCGGGGCGGGCGAGAACGGCGTGCGCATCGCGCAGGCGCTCGGCGCCCACACCGGCTGCGTGCACGAGATGGTGGGCTACTTCGACGACCGCGGCAACGACCGCGTGCACGACGGCGCCGCGGGCAAGCTGCTCGGCCGTGTGGAAGACGTGGTCGAGCACGTGAAGCGCCACGGCATCCACAACGTCTACATCACGCTGCCGCTCGTGGCGCAACCGCGGGTGATGGAGCTCATCAGCCGTCTGCAGGACACCACGACCTCGGTGCACTACGTGCCCGACTTCGCCGGCGTCAACGTGATCCAGGGCCAGCTGCAGGACGTGGAAGGCATTCCCGTGGTGAGCCTGCTGGAGTCGCCCATCACCGGCACCAACCACCTCGTCAAGCGCGTGACCGACGTGGTGCTGTCGTCGATCATCCTCGTGCTGATCTCGCCGGTGCTGCTGGCGCTGGCCATCGGCGTGAAGCTCAGCTCGCCGGGGCCGGTCATCTTCAAGCAGAGGCGCACCGGCCTCGACGGCAAGGAGATCCTGGTCTTCAAGTTCCGCTCGATGCGCACGCAGGACAACGGCCCGGTGGTGCAGCAGGCCACCCGCAACGACCCGCGCATCACACCCTTCGGCGCCTTCATCCGCAAGACCTCGCTCGACGAGTTGCCGCAGCTCTTCAACGTGCTGCTCGGCACGATGAGCCTCGTCGGCCCGCGGCCCCACGCGGTGGCCCACAACGAGGAATACCGAAAGATCGTGCAGGCCTACATGCTGCGCCACAAGGTGCGCCCGGGCATCACCGGCTGGGCGCAGGTCAACGGCTTTCGTGGCGAGACCGACACCGTCGAGAAGATGGCCGCGCGGGTGCAGTACGACCTGGAGTACCTGCGCAACTGGTCGCTCGCCCTCGACCTCAAGATCATCGCGCGCACGGTGCGCGTGCTCTTCTTCGATCGCAACGCCTACTGA
- a CDS encoding beta-ketoacyl synthase N-terminal-like domain-containing protein, with product MNEAYLTGRALASALGPDLDSAMQALAAPVVPKTVTLADGSAWPCYTIDDDDSDWTARSRRLVERAAAGADRQGALFIASSSLDIGLLETTHDFDHDHQHFADTVAGWLGWQGPVYTVSTACTSGLKALLSARTLVRHGVVAEALVLGLELRNTLTVGGFAGMQLLSPTGALPYGAGRNGLVLGEAVAALQLSAQPSRWRLAGGANVVDGRDPAGTIESAVIDMCHQALADSGITAADIDLVKPQAAGGAASDATEARALRRVFDPLPPLVSFKAAIGHTLGAAGIAELALLTACLECGAWPRPGHAPDPALHAPLADKPPSRARHVLASILGFGGGHTAVVLEDTQA from the coding sequence ATGAACGAGGCCTACCTCACCGGCCGGGCGCTCGCCTCGGCGCTGGGGCCCGACCTCGACAGCGCGATGCAGGCGCTGGCCGCCCCGGTGGTGCCGAAGACGGTCACGCTCGCCGACGGCTCGGCCTGGCCCTGCTACACCATCGATGACGACGACAGCGACTGGACCGCACGCAGCCGCCGCCTCGTCGAACGCGCCGCCGCGGGTGCCGACCGCCAGGGCGCGCTCTTCATCGCGTCGTCCTCGCTCGACATCGGCCTGCTGGAGACCACCCACGACTTCGACCACGACCACCAGCATTTCGCCGACACCGTGGCCGGCTGGCTCGGCTGGCAGGGCCCGGTCTACACGGTCTCGACCGCCTGCACCTCGGGCCTGAAAGCGCTCTTGAGCGCCCGCACGCTGGTGCGCCACGGCGTGGTGGCCGAGGCCCTCGTGCTCGGACTCGAACTGCGCAACACCCTCACCGTCGGCGGCTTCGCCGGCATGCAGCTCCTGAGCCCCACCGGCGCCCTGCCCTATGGCGCCGGGCGCAACGGCCTGGTGCTGGGCGAGGCGGTGGCCGCCTTGCAGCTGTCCGCGCAGCCCTCGCGCTGGCGCCTGGCCGGCGGCGCCAACGTGGTCGACGGCCGCGACCCCGCCGGCACGATCGAAAGCGCGGTGATCGACATGTGCCACCAGGCGCTGGCCGACAGCGGCATCACCGCCGCCGACATCGACCTCGTCAAACCGCAGGCCGCGGGTGGCGCCGCGAGCGATGCCACTGAGGCCCGCGCCCTTCGTCGTGTGTTCGACCCGCTGCCGCCGCTCGTCTCGTTCAAGGCCGCCATCGGCCACACCCTCGGCGCGGCGGGCATCGCCGAACTCGCGCTGCTCACCGCCTGCCTCGAATGCGGCGCGTGGCCGCGCCCCGGCCACGCGCCAGACCCCGCGCTGCACGCCCCTCTCGCCGACAAGCCACCGTCACGTGCCCGTCATGTGCTGGCGAGCATCCTCGGCTTCGGTGGTGGCCACACGGCGGTGGTGCTGGAGGACACGCAGGCATGA
- a CDS encoding phosphopantetheine-binding protein, giving the protein MSTLIADLKTLVLEAAEKAEPEGGLTDDEVLFGPDARLALDSLDALQISMAIQQRYGVRMPDSKDTRRALSSIAHLAEHLRQHLKA; this is encoded by the coding sequence ATGTCCACCCTGATCGCCGACCTCAAGACCCTGGTGCTCGAAGCTGCCGAGAAGGCCGAGCCCGAGGGCGGCCTCACCGACGACGAAGTGCTCTTCGGCCCCGACGCCCGCCTCGCGCTCGACTCGCTCGATGCGCTGCAGATCTCGATGGCCATCCAGCAGCGCTACGGCGTGCGCATGCCCGACAGCAAGGACACGCGCCGTGCGCTCAGCTCCATCGCGCACCTGGCCGAGCACCTGCGGCAGCACCTCAAGGCATGA